One segment of Alnus glutinosa chromosome 2, dhAlnGlut1.1, whole genome shotgun sequence DNA contains the following:
- the LOC133859192 gene encoding isoprenylcysteine alpha-carbonyl methylesterase ICME-like, producing the protein MELQCFLILLSICSKTFADALQRAGAQVTLILFEGKTHTDLFLQDPLRGGKDELFDHIVADIHAGDKEALAKDAVAPPRRRLVPEFLLRMAREISPF; encoded by the exons ATGGAACTTCAATGTTTCTTAATCCTTCTTTCCATTTGCAGTAAAACTTTTGCAGATGCTCTTCAAAGGGCAGGAGCTCAAGTAACGCTAATTCTGTTCGAGGGAAAAACACATACAGATTTGTTTCTTCAA GATCCTTTGAGAGGAGGCAAAGATGAACTGTTTGACCATATAGTTGCCGACATACATGCTGGTGATAAGGAAGCTCTTGCCAAGGATGCAGTGGCCCCTCCAAGAAGACGCCTTGTTCCCGAGTTTTTGTTACGTATGGCTCGCGAGATCAGCCCCTTCTAG